The Armatimonadota bacterium region TCTCGAGAGAGCGTCGGACTGATGCCGACCGAAATGGTCGCCGAGTTCTTCCGAGCCTTCTCAACCCATGCGGCGGCCACCTTGCACATTCGGTTGCTTTCCGGCGAAAACGACCACCACAAGATCGAGGCCATCTTCAAAGCCTTCGCATTGGCTCTAGAACAAGCCGTCGCGCTGCACCCGAGGCAGAAAGTCGCGCCATCAAGCAAGGGCATCCTAGAAACCGCCGAATGATCGCCATAGTCGACTACGGCATGGGAAACCTGCAAAGCGTCGCCAAGGCATTGCGCTACCTGGGCGAAAACTGTGCGATAACAAGCGATCCGGAAGTCGTTGCGAAGGCGGACAGGCTCGTTTTGCCGGGCGTTGGGGCTTTTGGTCAAGCGTCGTCTCGCCTGCAAGAACTGGGCCTGGACGAGGCGATCAGGCAAAGCGTCTTAGCGGGAAAGCCCTTTCTAGGCATCTGCCTTGGCTATCAACTGCTGTTCGATTCCAGCGAAGAATCACCGAGCGCGCAGGGCCTTGGGTTTATTCAAGGGCAGGTAAGAAAATTGAAGCCGACCGCAGACGCGCGCATTCCGCACATCGGCTGGAATACCGTTCAATCGGTCGATTGCAATGCGATACCCGGATTGATAGACAATGCTCTCTTCTACTTTGTGCACAGTTTTGTGCCCGAGCCGACGGAGCGCGAGGCAATTTCTGCCTGGAGCAAACACGGCGAGACCTTCGTATCGGGTATTATGTGGCGCAACATGATCGGAGTGCAGTTCCATCCAGAAAAGAGCGGCAAAGCCGGGATGGAACTTCTCAAGGGCTGGATATCGTCAAGAAGTTGTTAAACCTGGCGAAAACTTCAGGTTGGCGCCCTTGCAAAATGGCACAAACCGTGCTATACTATAGGGCGTCGGAGAGCCCGACGAGAAACAAAACTTCGAAAGGAGGACGTACGCAATGAAGAAGCTTCTGACTTTGGCTGTAGCTGCGATGGTCGCTTCGCATTCGTTCGCGCTGATTGTCGAGAGCGAGCCTAACAACGACTCGACGACTGCCGATTCGATCGTGCGAGGCGCGGCCCCGTGGTCCGATGTTGGCGTAATGGGATTGAACGCTGGCGATGTCGACTGGTTCACTATTCACCTGAATCAGGGCGAGATCCTAACGGTTATCACCACGCCGATGGATGACACTTCCCCGTTCTTTGATCCTGACACGATGCTTGGTCTGTTTGACGCTGGTCTCGCCGAGCTCCGGTTCAACGACGATGCGGGCGGCGGATTTGGTTCGGCCGTTCGATGGGATGCTCGATACACGGGCAAGTACTACATCGCTGTAACCGGCTTTGGCGATCGCGACTTTAACGGTTCCGGCCACACCGAAGACGGCCAGTACGCTCTGACGGTCAGCATCGTTCCCGAGCCGGCCAGCATGGTCGCTCTGGGCATGGGCCTTGCCGGCATGCTTCGCCTGCGACGACGCAGCAAGTAATCCGTTACAGCCTGTAAGCTACGTCTGAATGGCGAGGGGGATCTCCTCCTCGCCATTTTTCTATGTCGACAAATCGTTGCTCGTCCCCAAGACCTTCATTCCGCCATCCCCAATCTGCTCTGGCGTTTGGCTTAACACGGCAAACCGCGCCTCCATCCCCGGCGCCAGCGAACCGATGCTCGAATCGAAAGTTGCATAGGCCCCGCCTACCGTAAACCGCTCTAACGCCTCCAACGGAGCAAGCCTCTCGGAAGCGCCAAACTCAAAGCCCGACGCGCTGCGCCTCGTAACCGCCGCTCGCCACCCCACGATCGGATCGCCCGGCACCACCGGCTGATCCGAGCTGAACGCAAACTCGATGTCCGCGTCCGCCCAAGATCGATACGGCATCAGATAATTCGCCCGCTCCCCAATGCCCTCCAGATAAGCCGGTCCAAGCCAATGCAGAAACTCGGGCTGGGCGACCGCCATGACGCCCAACCGCCGCATTCGATCCATCGAATCGGGATGCATCATCATGCAATGCTCAATACGATGCCG contains the following coding sequences:
- a CDS encoding PEP-CTERM sorting domain-containing protein gives rise to the protein MKKLLTLAVAAMVASHSFALIVESEPNNDSTTADSIVRGAAPWSDVGVMGLNAGDVDWFTIHLNQGEILTVITTPMDDTSPFFDPDTMLGLFDAGLAELRFNDDAGGGFGSAVRWDARYTGKYYIAVTGFGDRDFNGSGHTEDGQYALTVSIVPEPASMVALGMGLAGMLRLRRRSK
- the hisH gene encoding imidazole glycerol phosphate synthase subunit HisH is translated as MIAIVDYGMGNLQSVAKALRYLGENCAITSDPEVVAKADRLVLPGVGAFGQASSRLQELGLDEAIRQSVLAGKPFLGICLGYQLLFDSSEESPSAQGLGFIQGQVRKLKPTADARIPHIGWNTVQSVDCNAIPGLIDNALFYFVHSFVPEPTEREAISAWSKHGETFVSGIMWRNMIGVQFHPEKSGKAGMELLKGWISSRSC